One genomic region from Kamptonema formosum PCC 6407 encodes:
- a CDS encoding glycosyltransferase family 4 protein — MKIAILAPSAVPFRIGGAENLWWGLLHHINQHTPHQADLIKMPSPESDFWELIENYWQFSQLDLGHFDLVISGKYPSWMVQHPNHVCYMLHKLRGLYDTYPATWPETYTTDNREISSLQKFMQQNKGTRAALSEFYQKINQIRSYQEHLPADAFQFPGPLIREIVHFLDSIGLAPSVIKKYAAIAHNVANRKDYFPIGCPAEAIYPPPILRNLRTGKSDYLFTASRLEYGSKRIGILIEAMKYVKTDIQFKIAGVGDELNDLRQLAGNDPRITFLGFVNDRELEDLYADAFAILYIPYDEDYGLITVEAMMSGKPVITAIDSGGTNEFVRNGETGYSVPPSPQAIAERIDYLCQNREEAQRMGVAGKQLVQNITWENGLAKLLSETPPPSLALTVRKRPKITVALTYPIFPPSGGGQSRVFHLYRHLAKKFDVELVTFTDNGQPFNAEIAPGVLETRIPMSPQHLEAETAIRSKTGILQITDVVMPQLYHLTPAYLEALRKAASDSNFMVACNSYLLPAIQEVSNQPIWYEAHDVQVEVKKNIFSPYPKGYELLEATRQVENECCQLSQLILVCCQNDALRMQEMYGVDSNKFVEVPNGGDLESVSYISLEKRILKKKQLGLYGSFTALFIGSWHQPNVEAVRYILSIASHLPQVNFLILGNICWAFPAEQLPLNVSFMGLVNDAIKDVVLGVADVALNPMISGSGTNLKMLDYLAAGIPVISTPFGARGLNLEHGQHCFLAEIDQFIDAIRYLAEEDSNLRIMRIENARQYVEQKYDWAVIANNFLAYLKHLQLCD; from the coding sequence ATGAAGATTGCTATCCTTGCTCCTAGTGCTGTTCCGTTTAGGATTGGCGGTGCCGAAAATCTCTGGTGGGGCCTGTTGCACCACATCAACCAACACACTCCCCATCAGGCTGATTTAATTAAAATGCCAAGTCCCGAAAGTGATTTCTGGGAATTGATAGAGAACTACTGGCAATTTTCACAGTTAGATCTAGGTCATTTTGATTTAGTTATTTCTGGCAAATACCCATCTTGGATGGTTCAACACCCTAACCATGTCTGCTATATGCTTCACAAGTTGCGCGGCTTGTACGACACATATCCTGCAACCTGGCCAGAAACTTACACAACAGACAATAGGGAAATTTCTTCCTTGCAGAAATTTATGCAGCAAAATAAAGGTACTAGGGCTGCACTTAGTGAGTTTTATCAAAAAATTAATCAGATTCGTTCTTATCAAGAGCATTTGCCAGCCGATGCTTTCCAGTTTCCAGGCCCTCTAATCCGTGAGATAGTTCATTTCTTAGATAGTATTGGCTTAGCACCGAGTGTTATCAAGAAATATGCTGCGATTGCTCACAACGTTGCTAACCGTAAAGATTATTTTCCTATAGGCTGTCCCGCAGAAGCTATTTATCCGCCTCCTATCCTGAGAAATCTACGGACAGGCAAAAGTGATTATCTCTTTACAGCGAGTCGGCTGGAGTACGGCAGCAAACGAATTGGTATATTAATAGAAGCAATGAAATATGTCAAAACTGATATTCAATTTAAAATTGCAGGTGTTGGCGACGAATTGAATGATCTGAGGCAACTTGCTGGCAACGATCCTAGAATTACGTTTCTAGGTTTTGTGAATGATCGCGAACTTGAAGATTTATATGCAGATGCTTTTGCAATTTTGTACATTCCCTATGATGAAGATTACGGATTAATTACTGTCGAAGCAATGATGAGTGGAAAGCCCGTTATTACGGCCATAGATTCAGGGGGAACGAATGAGTTTGTTCGCAATGGAGAAACTGGATACTCAGTGCCACCTAGCCCGCAAGCCATTGCTGAACGCATTGACTATTTGTGCCAAAATCGTGAGGAAGCACAACGAATGGGGGTGGCCGGGAAACAATTGGTGCAAAACATTACATGGGAAAACGGACTAGCAAAATTGTTAAGTGAAACCCCACCACCGTCTTTAGCATTAACAGTTAGAAAACGCCCTAAAATTACAGTGGCTTTGACTTATCCCATTTTTCCGCCTAGTGGAGGTGGTCAAAGTCGAGTTTTTCATTTATACCGACACTTAGCTAAGAAATTTGATGTTGAGTTAGTCACCTTTACAGATAACGGACAACCATTTAATGCAGAAATTGCACCTGGGGTTTTGGAAACAAGAATCCCCATGTCACCACAGCATTTAGAAGCAGAGACAGCTATCCGTTCAAAGACAGGAATACTACAAATTACAGATGTTGTGATGCCTCAATTATATCACTTGACACCTGCATACTTGGAAGCTTTGAGGAAGGCTGCAAGTGATTCAAACTTTATGGTTGCTTGCAATTCATATCTTTTACCTGCTATTCAAGAAGTTAGCAATCAACCTATTTGGTATGAAGCTCATGATGTACAAGTGGAAGTTAAGAAAAACATTTTTTCTCCTTATCCTAAAGGATATGAACTTTTAGAAGCCACTCGCCAGGTGGAAAATGAGTGTTGCCAACTCAGCCAGTTGATTTTAGTTTGCTGCCAGAATGATGCCTTACGAATGCAAGAGATGTACGGCGTAGATTCTAATAAATTTGTTGAGGTTCCTAATGGAGGCGATCTTGAGTCAGTTAGTTATATTTCTTTGGAGAAACGGATTCTCAAGAAGAAACAATTAGGCTTGTACGGAAGCTTTACTGCACTATTTATTGGCAGTTGGCATCAACCTAATGTGGAAGCAGTCCGTTATATCTTGAGCATCGCTAGTCACCTTCCTCAAGTGAATTTCCTGATTTTAGGAAATATTTGTTGGGCTTTTCCCGCAGAACAACTTCCATTAAATGTTAGCTTTATGGGATTAGTCAATGATGCAATTAAAGATGTTGTTCTGGGAGTTGCCGATGTTGCATTGAATCCAATGATTTCTGGTTCTGGGACTAATTTAAAAATGCTAGATTACTTGGCCGCAGGTATTCCAGTGATCTCTACACCTTTTGGAGCTAGGGGATTGAATTTAGAACACGGTCAACATTGCTTTCTTGCTGAAATAGACCAATTTATTGATGCAATTAGGTATCTTGCAGAGGAAGATAGCAATCTCAGAATTATGCGGATTGAGAATGCTAGACAATATGTGGAACAAAAATATGACTGGGCGGTGATTGCTAATAATTTTCTCGCTTACCTAAAACATCTGCAATTATGTGATTAA
- a CDS encoding class I SAM-dependent methyltransferase, whose amino-acid sequence MPNDMTAGAIQSRILQYASLRYELKTTNHQQPNKLMALSVIAPDLIKGAMKISIKEIYGRNNLFPPVADDNFFEVETYFLDEVFRVAPRVNVINLDVRGAAPLILKGMQNLLTQNSQVTIYMVFNSSHFDDNGVHPQDFIYNFLQRGFSLVKMNMNGDFSAISISELLNGSSINLVFSKIVQSCSKNRDKLAITQPKVFTNYSSIPNDDKLIGVQRNSDYRDKTPKIINGNEFVAESNITPTLDEKLIDKDRYTLALRLSGILDPKALSPIEKNKLNFKEHELRNPENSETLENKKQYLYQPGVVEKSFSESLEDIKQLGYKVVATAIDNASPEIVAKILKMATVLGIEFQDFAINIEEYNKYFEKAEYRTRYPNYYSGNLREKSLEHYLCISFLNLKAKDIFVDLASENSPIPEIYHRLTGANTFSQDIMYSPGIKDNQIGGDACSMPVPDGFASKAALTCSIEHFEGGADTRLFIELSRVIKPGGIVFVCPFYIFTETATQTDPKVSLASQVNFDEGTTIYCAEGWGNRHARFYSPQSFKERIMNPVKDKFKFDFYYLINAPEVDPSVYLRFAFTATRL is encoded by the coding sequence ATGCCTAACGATATGACTGCGGGAGCTATTCAATCTCGCATTCTTCAATACGCTTCGCTGAGATACGAGTTGAAAACAACAAATCATCAACAGCCTAATAAATTAATGGCTCTGAGTGTCATTGCTCCCGATCTAATAAAAGGAGCAATGAAAATATCAATTAAGGAGATATACGGACGTAATAACTTATTTCCTCCTGTAGCAGATGACAATTTTTTTGAAGTTGAAACCTATTTTTTAGATGAAGTGTTTAGAGTAGCTCCGAGAGTAAATGTAATTAACCTAGATGTTAGAGGCGCTGCACCTTTAATTTTAAAAGGAATGCAGAATCTATTAACACAAAATTCTCAAGTTACTATTTATATGGTTTTTAACTCTTCTCATTTTGACGACAATGGAGTTCACCCCCAAGATTTTATATATAATTTTTTACAAAGAGGTTTCTCTTTGGTAAAAATGAACATGAATGGTGATTTTTCTGCAATTTCTATAAGTGAATTGCTCAATGGTAGTTCAATCAACTTAGTTTTTAGTAAAATTGTTCAATCATGTTCAAAAAATCGGGATAAATTGGCTATAACTCAACCAAAAGTTTTTACGAATTATTCTTCAATACCTAATGATGACAAGTTAATTGGTGTACAAAGAAACTCGGATTATAGAGACAAAACTCCTAAAATAATCAATGGTAATGAATTCGTTGCTGAATCCAATATCACCCCAACTCTGGATGAGAAGTTGATTGATAAAGATCGATACACATTAGCTCTAAGATTATCAGGAATCCTAGATCCCAAAGCTTTATCGCCAATTGAAAAAAACAAGTTAAATTTTAAAGAACATGAGTTGAGAAATCCGGAAAATAGCGAGACGCTAGAAAACAAAAAACAGTATTTATATCAACCAGGGGTTGTCGAGAAAAGTTTTAGTGAAAGCCTGGAAGATATCAAACAGCTTGGATATAAAGTAGTTGCTACAGCTATAGACAACGCTTCCCCTGAAATTGTAGCCAAGATACTTAAAATGGCAACTGTTTTGGGGATTGAATTTCAAGATTTTGCCATTAATATCGAGGAATATAATAAATATTTTGAAAAAGCTGAATATAGGACAAGATATCCTAATTATTATTCAGGAAATCTGCGAGAAAAATCCCTGGAACACTATTTGTGTATTTCGTTTCTAAACTTAAAAGCAAAAGATATCTTTGTGGATTTAGCTAGTGAAAATTCTCCTATTCCAGAAATTTATCATAGATTGACAGGAGCTAATACATTTAGTCAAGATATTATGTATTCACCAGGTATCAAGGATAATCAAATTGGTGGAGACGCTTGTTCGATGCCTGTACCGGATGGATTTGCATCAAAGGCTGCTTTGACTTGCTCTATTGAACATTTTGAGGGTGGCGCAGATACGAGGTTATTTATTGAATTGTCAAGAGTCATCAAACCAGGAGGCATTGTTTTTGTATGTCCATTTTATATATTTACAGAGACCGCGACGCAAACCGATCCTAAAGTCAGTTTAGCATCCCAGGTCAATTTTGATGAAGGGACAACGATATATTGTGCTGAAGGATGGGGAAACAGACACGCTAGATTTTATAGCCCGCAATCGTTTAAAGAGAGGATCATGAATCCAGTAAAAGATAAATTTAAGTTTGACTTCTATTACTTGATTAACGCACCAGAAGTAGATCCCTCTGTGTATCTACGCTTTGCTTTTACAGCCACACGCTTATAA
- a CDS encoding DUF4214 domain-containing protein: MDENLIETRKLSDDFFLQETNNLSDEAFLQAAYHTYLKREADEFGKHSYLQYLGNDRSKRQQVLNAFQESQEFKLLNKFDYSKYPQRLNLGCGFDIKCGYLNVDLHEYHKPDLVADIRYLHMLPSGFYEEIIAQDCLEHLPRCETELALKEWSRLLKCGGILKLRTTSLIDLLELFKAENYQTVELQQKLLQCLFGTQAYEGDWHFTAFTQKLLTYYLEAASFAKMEFNLIDGWLFDVTAEKFG, from the coding sequence ATGGACGAGAATTTAATTGAGACAAGAAAGCTTAGCGACGATTTTTTTTTGCAAGAAACTAACAACCTTAGTGATGAAGCTTTTTTGCAAGCAGCTTACCACACTTACTTGAAACGCGAAGCAGATGAGTTTGGCAAACATTCATATCTTCAGTATCTAGGTAATGATAGGAGCAAACGCCAGCAAGTCCTCAACGCATTTCAGGAATCACAAGAATTTAAGTTATTGAATAAATTTGATTACTCTAAATATCCTCAGCGTTTAAATCTCGGCTGTGGATTTGATATCAAATGTGGTTATTTAAATGTGGATCTTCACGAATATCACAAACCCGATTTAGTAGCAGATATCCGGTATCTACATATGCTACCATCAGGTTTCTATGAAGAAATAATTGCTCAAGATTGCTTAGAACATTTGCCACGCTGTGAAACTGAATTAGCACTAAAAGAATGGTCTAGGTTGTTAAAATGTGGAGGTATATTGAAGCTTAGAACTACAAGCTTAATCGATTTGCTTGAGCTTTTCAAAGCGGAAAACTATCAAACAGTTGAACTCCAACAGAAATTGCTTCAATGCTTATTTGGAACTCAGGCTTATGAAGGAGATTGGCATTTTACTGCCTTTACACAAAAGTTATTGACCTATTATTTAGAAGCAGCTAGTTTTGCCAAAATGGAATTTAATCTGATAGATGGCTGGTTATTTGACGTTACTGCTGAAAAATTCGGTTGA
- a CDS encoding tetratricopeptide repeat protein: MNDLLKKNQDNVSTYFNQGNLFKQSGKWEEAAAAYRRCLELNPDFSWYHHNLGEVLAQQGKLEEAGDCYQRACELNPNSAWSWHGLGEMLERQGNWDGAVAAYRRAVEIYPDFYEFHNSLGKALCFQGQLEEALGCLRQAIELDAESALPYENLWEVLARLGQVDEGIECLRQAIALNPGSWELYMKLAEALQGKNELQEALAGYGKAIQLNPDFYWLRYKLGTALAATGQWEEAIASYKQAAELEPGAAIVHHYLGHTLAIVQRWEEAIVSYKKTLELSPESAVVYQHLGDALARLQRWSEAVASYRKSVKLEPNSLEGQDHLGFALTQLQQWDEAIGCYRKALELSPNSDVVYCHLGDALRQRGTEQDLDEAASCYHKAIELTPNNLEICQKVLEMKPIDHEAQFQLGQALAAQGQWQQAIEAYVLYIDIKPDNYEVHHLLGEALAARGQWQQAIEAYRRAVDLDPNSSQSYHNMGEALMAIDEMDKAIEAYRQSAELDPDNPLIYNNLGDALAKQGKVDEASAAYRRSVELETKVF, encoded by the coding sequence ATGAATGACTTATTAAAAAAAAATCAAGACAATGTTTCTACTTATTTTAACCAAGGCAACTTATTTAAACAGTCGGGCAAGTGGGAGGAAGCGGCGGCGGCTTATCGCCGATGTCTTGAGTTAAATCCTGATTTCTCTTGGTATCACCATAATTTAGGGGAGGTTTTGGCTCAACAGGGGAAGTTGGAAGAGGCTGGAGACTGTTACCAGCGGGCTTGTGAACTCAACCCGAACTCGGCTTGGTCTTGGCATGGTTTAGGAGAAATGCTGGAACGCCAGGGCAATTGGGATGGGGCGGTTGCAGCTTATAGGCGGGCTGTGGAGATATATCCAGATTTTTATGAGTTTCATAATAGTTTGGGGAAGGCTTTGTGCTTCCAAGGTCAATTGGAGGAAGCGCTAGGGTGTTTGCGTCAGGCGATTGAACTCGATGCTGAGTCGGCTTTGCCTTATGAAAATTTGTGGGAGGTTTTGGCGAGGCTGGGACAGGTGGATGAGGGGATTGAGTGTTTGCGTCAGGCGATCGCGCTCAATCCAGGTTCTTGGGAATTGTACATGAAGTTGGCAGAGGCGCTGCAAGGAAAAAATGAGTTACAAGAGGCTCTTGCTGGTTACGGAAAGGCGATTCAGCTTAATCCTGATTTTTATTGGCTTCGTTATAAGTTAGGAACGGCTTTGGCGGCTACAGGTCAATGGGAGGAAGCGATCGCATCTTATAAGCAGGCGGCTGAGTTGGAACCAGGGGCGGCGATCGTTCATCACTATTTGGGGCATACTTTAGCGATCGTGCAGCGGTGGGAGGAGGCGATTGTTTCTTACAAAAAAACCCTGGAACTCAGTCCCGAATCTGCTGTCGTATATCAGCACTTAGGTGATGCTTTGGCGAGACTACAAAGATGGAGTGAAGCTGTAGCCTCTTACCGCAAGTCTGTTAAACTTGAACCTAACTCTCTTGAGGGTCAAGACCATTTAGGGTTTGCCCTGACTCAGCTTCAGCAGTGGGATGAAGCAATCGGTTGTTACCGAAAAGCTCTGGAACTTAGTCCCAACTCGGATGTGGTGTACTGCCATTTAGGGGATGCTTTGAGACAAAGGGGCACTGAGCAAGATTTAGACGAAGCGGCTTCCTGTTATCACAAGGCGATTGAACTTACTCCCAATAATTTAGAGATTTGTCAAAAAGTATTGGAAATGAAGCCAATTGACCATGAAGCCCAATTCCAGCTAGGGCAGGCTCTAGCTGCACAGGGTCAGTGGCAGCAGGCGATCGAGGCTTATGTCCTATATATAGATATCAAGCCTGATAACTATGAGGTACATCATCTATTAGGGGAGGCTTTAGCTGCACGGGGTCAGTGGCAGCAGGCGATCGAGGCTTACCGTCGCGCTGTGGATTTAGACCCAAATTCCAGTCAGTCTTATCACAACATGGGAGAAGCTCTTATGGCAATAGACGAAATGGATAAGGCGATCGAGGCTTACCGTCAATCGGCAGAGTTAGATCCAGACAACCCTTTGATATACAATAATTTAGGTGATGCTCTAGCTAAACAAGGTAAAGTAGATGAAGCGAGTGCTGCCTACCGCCGATCTGTTGAGCTTGAAACTAAAGTTTTCTGA
- a CDS encoding GDP-mannose 4,6-dehydratase has translation MTKKALITGVTGQDGSYLAELLLAKGYQVFGLVRRSSSSNLERISHLTGDIHILSGDLLDQCSLMDTIAEAQPDEIYNLASQSYVPLSWTQPALTAEYTAIGVSRLLESIRRCKPDAKFYQASSSEVFGQPDESPQTERTAFRPRNPYGVAKAYAHWMTVNYRRQYNLYTCCGITYTHESARRGTEFVFRKVTRTVAMIKLGLAKELKLGNLEARRDWCYAQDAVTAMWLMLQQESLDDYIIASGETHSVKELVECAFNTVGLKWEDYVSVEPEFYRPDESVQLVGCIDKIKTQLGWQPQYSFEQLVEVMVNYDLKELTESKS, from the coding sequence ATGACAAAAAAGGCTTTAATCACAGGTGTAACTGGGCAAGATGGCTCTTACCTCGCTGAACTCCTTTTAGCAAAAGGGTATCAAGTATTTGGGCTAGTTCGACGATCTAGTTCCAGCAATTTGGAACGTATTAGCCATCTCACTGGTGATATCCACATTCTTTCTGGCGATCTTTTAGATCAGTGTTCTCTTATGGATACGATCGCGGAAGCTCAACCCGATGAAATATATAATCTAGCTTCCCAAAGTTATGTACCGCTATCTTGGACTCAACCAGCCCTCACTGCCGAATATACTGCTATTGGCGTTTCCCGCCTCTTAGAGTCCATCCGCCGCTGCAAACCCGATGCTAAATTCTACCAAGCTTCTAGCAGCGAAGTCTTTGGTCAACCCGATGAATCGCCACAAACGGAACGCACTGCCTTTCGTCCCCGCAACCCTTATGGTGTGGCTAAGGCTTACGCCCACTGGATGACTGTTAACTATCGGCGACAGTACAACCTCTACACCTGCTGTGGCATTACCTACACCCATGAATCAGCCCGCAGGGGAACAGAATTTGTTTTCCGTAAAGTCACCCGCACTGTGGCAATGATCAAGCTCGGGCTTGCTAAGGAACTAAAACTAGGCAACCTTGAAGCGCGTCGCGACTGGTGCTATGCTCAAGATGCTGTCACTGCGATGTGGCTGATGCTCCAGCAAGAGTCCCTTGATGATTATATTATTGCCAGCGGGGAAACTCACTCAGTCAAGGAGTTAGTAGAGTGCGCCTTCAACACAGTTGGGTTAAAGTGGGAAGATTACGTCTCCGTTGAGCCTGAATTTTATCGCCCCGACGAATCCGTGCAGCTAGTCGGCTGTATTGATAAAATAAAAACGCAGCTTGGCTGGCAGCCTCAATATTCTTTTGAGCAATTAGTTGAAGTTATGGTAAACTACGATCTGAAAGAATTAACCGAAAGCAAATCTTAA
- a CDS encoding tetratricopeptide repeat protein: MSISYFETANKLKREGKLQEAIPAYQRAIEQNPNFYVVHHNLGEVLAKLNRTDEALALYQRTIELNPNAAWSYHNLGEVLAKLNRIDEAIIAYRQAVEINPESFLSYYQLGKACYRLATEINLEIFQFSLQLEDVLSKTSQENGSSASLNSDYFNDITFLQSTSPLNNEAFVEEVYRTYLKRSPDVNGKSSFLQNLGNGTLTRQQILATIRQSGEFTALLRLSGCLMAAISAYWKAIELNPDSYDSYHSLGEALVKLNHLDEAVSVYRHAINLNPNFYKSYSQLGGVLAKRGQLEEALVCQQKAIELQPVLVGDEAYFNLGNIQIQLGLLEEGIVSYQKAIEINPDCAEAYYNLGNVLLVQGKREQAIRSYYQSNKIHHRKANPHATIPGILLVTFPEFGGTEIVNALATSLSIPFIPISGSYPFDNIIERESISRLASGMSWSMGYISASLINFDLIGEYLDKMIFHICDPRQAMLLFVNYLNKILQTEPKQLIMYHSILCDNYFTLSITDQISWHIESGYLPQAIKFLKGWLEVIESHNLHPQILSTKQENFAANPEAFLESVLNFYEIKDRDSALSKLQLNQDSYMEKEKIDDWWQVLTQEQAEKASSIIPKQMFSKFGWNR; this comes from the coding sequence ATGAGCATAAGCTATTTTGAGACAGCCAATAAACTTAAACGGGAAGGGAAATTACAGGAAGCCATTCCTGCTTATCAGCGTGCTATTGAACAGAATCCCAATTTCTACGTTGTCCACCACAATTTGGGGGAAGTTTTGGCAAAACTCAATCGTACTGATGAAGCACTCGCTTTGTACCAACGAACCATAGAGCTCAATCCGAATGCAGCTTGGTCTTATCATAATTTGGGGGAAGTTTTGGCAAAACTCAATCGTATTGATGAGGCTATTATTGCTTATCGGCAAGCAGTTGAAATTAACCCAGAATCTTTCTTGTCTTATTATCAGTTAGGAAAAGCTTGTTATCGACTGGCAACAGAGATTAACTTAGAAATTTTCCAATTTTCTCTCCAGCTAGAGGACGTTCTATCTAAAACAAGTCAAGAAAATGGTTCTTCAGCTTCTCTGAACTCCGATTACTTCAACGATATAACCTTTTTGCAATCGACTTCTCCTCTCAATAATGAAGCTTTTGTGGAAGAAGTTTATCGTACCTATCTGAAACGTTCTCCAGATGTAAACGGCAAAAGTTCTTTCCTTCAGAACTTGGGCAATGGCACGCTAACTCGCCAGCAAATTCTTGCTACAATTAGGCAATCAGGAGAATTTACGGCATTGTTAAGACTCTCAGGCTGTTTGATGGCAGCGATTTCTGCTTATTGGAAAGCAATTGAGTTAAATCCCGATTCTTATGATTCTTACCACAGCTTAGGGGAAGCTTTAGTAAAACTGAATCATTTAGATGAAGCGGTTTCGGTTTACCGACATGCCATTAACCTCAACCCAAATTTTTATAAATCCTATAGCCAATTGGGGGGGGTTTTAGCCAAGCGAGGTCAGCTAGAAGAGGCTTTGGTTTGCCAGCAAAAGGCTATTGAACTTCAGCCCGTACTTGTGGGTGACGAGGCTTATTTTAACTTAGGAAATATCCAGATACAACTCGGTCTGCTAGAAGAGGGGATTGTTAGCTACCAAAAGGCTATTGAGATTAATCCTGATTGTGCGGAAGCATACTACAATCTTGGCAACGTCCTTTTGGTGCAGGGTAAGCGGGAACAGGCCATTCGCAGCTATTACCAATCTAATAAAATTCATCACCGGAAAGCGAATCCCCATGCGACAATTCCTGGGATATTGTTAGTGACCTTTCCCGAATTTGGAGGAACTGAAATTGTGAACGCTCTAGCCACTAGCTTATCTATCCCTTTTATTCCGATATCGGGAAGTTATCCTTTTGATAACATTATCGAACGTGAAAGTATAAGCCGTTTGGCTTCTGGAATGAGTTGGTCAATGGGGTATATCTCAGCTAGTTTAATCAACTTTGATTTGATCGGTGAGTATTTGGATAAGATGATTTTTCATATCTGTGACCCTCGCCAAGCAATGCTGTTGTTTGTAAATTATCTCAACAAGATTTTACAAACAGAGCCAAAGCAGCTAATAATGTATCATTCAATTCTATGTGATAATTATTTCACTTTGTCAATCACAGACCAAATTAGTTGGCACATAGAAAGTGGGTATTTACCCCAAGCAATAAAGTTTCTGAAAGGGTGGTTGGAAGTTATTGAATCTCATAATCTTCATCCTCAAATATTGAGTACGAAACAGGAAAATTTTGCTGCCAATCCAGAGGCTTTTCTTGAGTCAGTTTTGAATTTTTACGAAATAAAGGATAGAGATTCTGCCCTTTCCAAGCTACAATTAAATCAAGATAGTTATATGGAAAAGGAAAAGATAGACGACTGGTGGCAAGTGTTGACTCAAGAACAGGCAGAAAAAGCTTCTAGTATTATTCCCAAGCAAATGTTTAGTAAATTTGGTTGGAACCGATAA